From the Pseudoalteromonas tunicata genome, one window contains:
- a CDS encoding MBL fold metallo-hydrolase, giving the protein MKSSILYQGKHHKWVVFGRDPAKPEKIIDTNQYLIVNEKESVLLDPGGIELFSPMLAGVLGHIELDKLTTLFASHQDPDIISSLGLWDKTVPKAKLYAPWLWEGFIRHFGMENIKFMPIKDEGGEFMLGSTALRFIPAHYLHSSGNFNVYDPEAKILMSGDIGAALESTEAPMFVDDFAKHIPKMEYFHKRWMPSNRAKMNWIARVKELDIEIMAPQHGRIFKGETVHEFLAWFEKLDVGSAS; this is encoded by the coding sequence ATGAAATCAAGTATTCTTTATCAGGGAAAACATCATAAATGGGTGGTGTTTGGTCGCGATCCGGCAAAGCCAGAAAAAATTATCGACACTAATCAGTATTTAATTGTTAATGAAAAAGAATCGGTATTGTTAGATCCGGGCGGCATTGAGTTATTTTCTCCAATGCTAGCAGGCGTGCTCGGCCATATTGAATTAGATAAATTAACAACGCTTTTTGCCTCCCATCAAGACCCAGATATTATTTCGTCCCTTGGTTTGTGGGATAAAACAGTCCCCAAAGCTAAGCTCTATGCACCTTGGTTATGGGAAGGATTCATTCGTCATTTTGGCATGGAAAATATTAAATTCATGCCGATTAAAGATGAAGGGGGGGAGTTTATGTTAGGTAGCACCGCTTTGCGTTTTATACCTGCTCATTATCTGCATTCATCGGGTAATTTTAATGTTTATGATCCCGAAGCGAAAATTTTGATGAGTGGGGATATTGGTGCTGCGCTTGAATCAACAGAAGCACCAATGTTTGTCGATGACTTTGCCAAACATATTCCTAAAATGGAATACTTCCATAAACGTTGGATGCCTTCAAATCGTGCAAAAATGAACTGGATTGCACGAGTTAAAGAGCTTGATATTGAAATAATGGCGCCGCAGCATGGGCGCATTTTTAAAGGGGAAACTGTTCACGAGTTTCTCGCTTGGTTTGAAAAGCTTGATGTTGGTAGCGCGAGCTAA